From one Nothobranchius furzeri strain GRZ-AD chromosome 2, NfurGRZ-RIMD1, whole genome shotgun sequence genomic stretch:
- the LOC107378223 gene encoding trace amine-associated receptor 1-like: MEKDITLNKTAVFTLNPCSLVDPFSFKLTPTISAVCVMLYGFLTLLSFVTVCGNLLVIISVFYFKQLHTPTNSLILSLAVADLLVGILVFPFSMAFSLSSCIYNDSLFCKVRDSFDILLSTCSISHLCCISIDRYYAVCQPLTYKSKISHRVVVVMITVSWGLSALIGIAMVLSRLEEGCEEMCFVDVVAANTVGPIFSFYLPVIIILSMYLKIFLVAQKQARSIQTGTMCGATVSKMERKATKTLATVLGVFLFCWTPFFLCFTSLPFTHNPGRVPVIETLNWLALSNSMLNPFIYAFFYSWFRSAIKIIMSGKILRCDLTNTKLH, encoded by the coding sequence ATGGAGAAAGACATTACTCTAAACAAGACTGCTGTATTTACCTTAAATCCCTGCTCTTTAGTCGATCCTTTCAGTTTTAAATTAACCCCAACCATTTCTGCTGTATGTGTAATGTTGTATGGCTTCCTTACACTTTTGTCTTTTGTCACAGTGTGCGGGAATCTCTTGGTAATAATCTCTGTGTTTTACTTCAAACAGCTCCACACTCCTACTAACTCCCTCATTCTGTCTCTGGCTGTGGCTGACCTGCTTGTAGGGATTCTAGTGTTTCCTTTCAGCATGGCATTCTCTCTCAGCTCATGTATATATAATGATAGTTTATTTTGTAAAGTTAGAGACAGCTTTGATATATTACTCAGCACATGCTCTATTTCACACCTATGCTGTATTTCTATTGACAGATATTATGCCGTGTGTCAGCCACTAACATATAAATCTAAAATCAGCCACCGTGTTGTTGTCGTAATGATCACTGTAAGTTGGGGGCTTTCTGCTCTTATTGGAATTGCCATGGTATTATCCAGACTAGAAGAAGGATGtgaagaaatgtgttttgttgatGTAGTTGCGGCAAACACAGTTGGACCTATATTTTCTTTTTATCTACCAGTTATTATAATACTTAGCATGTATCTGAAGATTTTCCTTGTTGCACAGAAACAGGCACGGAGCATCCAAACAGGGACGATGTGTGGAGCAACTGTCAGTAAGATGGAAAGAAAGGCAACAAAAACTTTAGCTACAGTTCTGGGAGTCTTTCTTTTTTGTTGGACTCCTTTCTTTCTCTGTTTCACTTCTCTGCCTTTTACCCACAACCCAGGTCGAGTTCCTGTGATTGAAACACTTAACTGGCTAGCTCTGTCAAATTCAATGCTAAATCCATTTATCTATGCGTTTTTTTACAGCTGGTTCAGGTCAGCTATTAAAATTATTATGTCTGGAAAAATATTACGATGTGATCTTACAAACACAAAATTACATTAA
- the LOC107378224 gene encoding trace amine-associated receptor 1-like has protein sequence METFNRTDAVSVLHPCSVINPFSYKLTTTLTAVCVMLYGLLTLLSLVTVCGNLLVIISVFYFKQLHTPTNSLILSLAVADLLVGILVFPFSMAFSLSSCMYHDSLFCKVRNSFVILLSSCSILHLCCISIDRYYAVCQPLTYKSKISHRVVVIMITVSWGVSELIGIVMVIPRSNENCGDTCDIVANAVGPLFSYYLPLVIIPCMYLKIFLVARKQACSIQTRMKGGATVSKMERKSTKTLAIVLGGFLLCWTPFFLCFSFIPLTHNPAPLPVLETLNWLALSNSMLNPFIYAFFYSWFRSAFKIIISGKIFQCDFANTNLHSFEISKSNLNILISGDCFTPSQVQFPEIIECKPCKLRWCSQCSAPGTASLRGPKVGPSKPARSSAPQAAAGEAGAEELKPGPDPLHNAAERAPAGDGCVFLIPCGAVGQGSSFLVLSRPAAARYSLHNLVYKSQDRPDYEKRRMYHIQHGPEEMKERMGDQLRKHKVKSLQRKGFSSTTQTTVDQLGGQNPSVQDASTQVLGPRLSQPLATLWRMLSKRQEWDRENGRVLGQDRVFFFQASTECTNNPAYNEPTVSTIIPPYSDQLEEVFGDSYIAL, from the exons ATGGAAACATTCAACAGGACCGATGCAGTATCTGTCTTACATCCCTGCTCTGTGATCAATCCTTTCAGTTACAAACTAACTACAACCCTTACTGCTGTATGTGTAATGTTGTATGGTTTACTTACACTTTTGTCTCTTGTCACAGTGTGCGGGAATCTCCTTGTAATAATCTCTGTGTTTTACTTCAAACAGCTCCACACCCCTACTAACTCCCTCATTCTGTCTCTGGCTGTGGCTGACCTGCTTGTAGGGATTCTAGTGTTTCCTTTCAGCATGGCGTTCTCTCTCAGCTCATGTATGTATCATGATAGTTTATTTTGTAAGGTCCGAAACAGCTTTGTTATACTTCTTAGCTCATGCTCTATTTTGCATCTGTGTTGTATTTCTATTGATAGATATTATGCCGTGTGTCAGCCACTAACATACAAATCCAAAATCAGCCACCGCGTTGTTGTCATCATGATTACTGTAAGCTGGGGGGTTTCTGAACTTATTGGAATTGTCATGGTTATACCAAGATCAAATGAAAACTGTGGTGACACATGTGATATTGTTGCAAATGCAGTTGGGCCTTTATTTTCTTATTATCTGCCCCTTGTTATAATACCGTGCATGTATCTGAAGATTTTCCTTGTTGCACGGAAACAGGCATGCAGCATCCAAACTAGGATGAAGGGTGGAGCAACTGTCAGTAAGATGGAAAGAAAATCTACCAAAACTCTGGCTATTGTTCTGGGTGGGTTTCTTTTATGTTGGActcctttttttctttgtttttcttttattcctTTAACCCATAATCCAGCACCTCTTCCTGTACTTGAAACCCTTAACTGGCTCGCACTGTCGAACTCAATGCTGAATCCATTTATCTATGCTTTCTTTTACAGTTGGTTCAGGTCAGCCTTTAAAATCATCATATCTGGAAAGATATTTCAATGTGATTTTGCAAACACAAATCTGCATTCCTTTGAGATTTCTAAAAGTAATTTAAA CATACTGATATCAGGGGACTGTTTTACCCCAAGCCAAGTGCAGTTCCCTGAAATCATAGAGTGCAAGCCGTGTAAGTTACGTTGGTGCAGCCAGTGCAGTGCACCGGGGACTGCGAGCCTCAGGGGCCCAAAAGTGGGCCCCTCCAAG ccagcccgcagcagcgcgccacaggctgcagcaggtgaagccggggcagaggagctgaaacctgggcctgATCCACTGCACAACGCCGCGGAAAGGGCTccggcaggtgatggctgtgtgtttttaattccctgcggggcag tggggcaggggagctcattcctggtcctgagccggcccgcagcagcgcggtatagcctacataatttggtatataagtcgcaggaccggccagactatgaaaaaag ACGAATGTACCACATtcaacatggaccagaggaaATGAAGGAAAGAATGGGAGACCAA CTGAGGAAACACAAAGTCAAGTCACTGCAGAGGAAAGGGTTTTCCTCTACTACACAGACGACCGTCGACCAACTTGGGGGCCAAAATCCTTCAGTCCAAGATGCCTCTACTCAAGTGCTAGGACCCAGGCTGTCTCAGCCCTTGGCTACCCTCTGGCG TATGCTGAGCAAGCGCCAAGAGTGGGACAGAGAAAACGGAAG GGTGTTGGGTCAGGACAGGGTTTTCTTTTTCCAG GCATCAACTGAATGCACCAACAATCCAGCATATAATGAACCAACTGTAAGCACTATTATTCCTCCATACAGTGACCAACTTGAAGAGGTGTTTGGGGATAGTTAT ATCGCTCTCTGA